Proteins co-encoded in one Echeneis naucrates chromosome 22, fEcheNa1.1, whole genome shotgun sequence genomic window:
- the LOC115035875 gene encoding plastin-1-like, which yields MEHHITQISREDLEDLREAFNKIDIDNSGYVNDFELQELFREASFHLPGYKVREIVETFIAGDTNKDEKISFEEFVSIYQELKSKEFSETFRKSITRRDGIRSFGGLSRISSEGTQHSYSDEEKVAFVNWINKALAKDEDCQHLLPMNPNDESLFTSVGDGILLCKMINLSQPDTIDERVINTKKLTTFKMTENLVLALNSASAIGCMVVSIDAHDLMAGKPHLVLGLLWQIIKVGLFADIEISRNEALIGLLTDGEQLEHLQSLSPEELLLRWVNDHLRNAGTQTISNFSEDIKDSRAYFYLLDQIASQRENSYKMSVKIDMSGLHEPNLDKRAERMLQQAARLDCRQFVSPYDVTSGNSKLNLAFVANMFNMYPAMQRTQTNINGIDIANIAGESREEKTFRNWMNSLGVSPYVNHLYWDLCDGLVILQLYERVNVPVNWKKVNNPPYPVLGGKMKKLENCNYAVELGRNVAHFSLVGIGGENINEGSSLHTLALVWQLMRRYTLLVLSDLGDGEKVGDQIILAWVNTTLSQRRKDTQISSFKDKLISTSLPVIDLIDVIAPGTVRWEMVTRTERGVLKEEDKLSNAKYAISLARKIGVRVYALPDDLVEVNPKMVLTMFACLMGYGLKKANR from the exons ATGGAGCATCATATCACACAGATTTCCCGGGAGGACCTGGAAGATCTGAGAGAGGCCTTTAATAAAATCG ACATCGATAATAGCGGATATGTGAATGACTTTGAGCTTCAGGAACTGTTCAGAGAGGCAAGTTTCCACCTGCCGGGGTACAAGGTGCGGGAGATCGTCGAGACCTTTATAGCTGGAGATACCAACAAGGACGAGAAGATCAGCTTTGAGGAATTTGTTTCT ATCTACCAGGAGCTGAAGAGCAAAGAGTTCAGTGAGACGTTTAGGAAAAGCATCACGAGGAGAGATGGGATCCGGTCTTTTGGGGGATTGTCGAGAATCTCTAGTGAGGGAACACAGCACTCCTACTCTG ATGAAGAAAAGGTGGCTTTTGTCAACTGGATCAACAAAGCTTTGGCAAAAGATGAAGACTGCCAACATTTGCTGCCGATGAACCCCAACGACGAAAGTCTCTTCACATCTGTTGGCGACGGCATCTTGTTATG CAAAATGATCAACCTGTCTCAACCAGACACGATAGATGAAAGAGTCATCAACACTAAGAAACTCACCACCTTCAAAATGACA GAGAATCTGGTCCTGGCTCTCAACTCGGCCTCAGCGATCGGCTGCATGGTGGTGAGCATCGACGCCCATGATCTGATGGCTGGAAAACCCCATCTGGTCTTGGGACTGCTCTGGCAGATTATCAAAGTTGGCCTGTTTGCTGATATAGAAATCAGCAGGAACGAAG CTCTCATCGGCCTCCTGACGGATGGAGAACAGCTGGAACATCTACAGTCGCTCTCtcctgaggagctgctgctccGGTGGGTCAACGATCATCTGCGCAATGCAGgaacacaaacaatcagcaacTTCAGTGAGGACATTAAG GACTCGCGGGCCTACTTCTACCTTTTGGACCAGATCGCTTCCCAAAGAGAAAACAGCTACAAAATGAGTGTCAAAATTGACATGAGCGGCCTTCAT GAGCCAAATTTGGATAAAAGGGCTGAGCGGATGCTGCAGCAGGCAGCCCGGCTTGACTGCAGACAGTTTGTGTCTCCTTATGACGTCACATCTGGAAACAGCAAACTCAACCTGGCCTTTGTGGCTAATATGTTCAACATGTACCCTGCTATGCAGCGAACTCAGACAAACATCAACGGCATAGACATCGCAAACATAGCAG GCGAGtccagagaagagaaaacatttcGCAACTGGATGAATTCTCTGGGCGTCTCTCCGTATGTCAACCACCTGTACTG GGATCTGTGTGATGGTTTGGTGATTCTGCAGCTTTATGAGAGGGTTAATGTGCCTGTGAACTGGAAGAAAGTCAACAACCCGCCTTATCCTGTCCTGGGGGGAAAAATGAAGAAG CTGGAGAACTGTAACTATGCTGTGGAGCTGGGCAGGAACGTTGCTCACTTCTCCCTGGTTGGAATTGGAGGAGAAAACATAAACGAGGGGAGCTCCTTGCACACTCTGGCACTGGTCTGGCAGCTGATGAGACG GTACACGCTGCTGGTTTTGTCCGATttgggagatggagagaaggttGGCGATCAGATCATCCTCGCCTGGGTCAACACCACGCTGAGCCAGAGACGCAAAGACACACAGATCAGCAGCTTCAAA GACAAACTGATAAGCACCAGTCTGCCAGTGATCGACCTGATTGATGTCATCGCTCCCGGTACTGTCAGGTGGGAAATGGTGacgaggacagagagaggagtgCTGAAGGAAGAAGATAAACTCAGCAACGCCAA GTATGCAATCTCTTTGGCTCGAAAGATTGGAGTTCGTGTTTATGCGCTGCCTGATGATTTGGTAGAGGTGAATCCCAAGATGGTGCTGACGATGTTTGCCTGCCTCATGGGCTATGGTCTGAAAAAGGCCAaccgctga
- the ttbk2a gene encoding tau-tubulin kinase 2 isoform X1, translating into MSGGAEQADILSVLSLVKERWKVVKKIGGGGFGEIYEALDLLTRVSVALKVESAQQPKQVLKMEVAVLKKLQGKDHVCRFVGCGRNDRFNYVVMELQGRNLADLRRSMTRGTFSISTTLRLGRQILEAIESIHSVGFLHRDIKPSNFAMGRFPSTCRTCYMLDFGLARQFTNSCQEVRPPRPVAGFRGTVRYASVNAHKNREMGRHDDLWSLFYMLVEFLVGQLPWRKIKDKEHVGKLKETYDHRLMLKHLPAEFGVFLEHISSLDYFTKPDYQLLMSVFDNSMKTYNVVENDPYDWERTGTDGTLTISASATTPQHHTRLTPAHMGMANASLIPGDLMRENTDEVLQDEQLSDVENNPAPERLPGSPLHPHRNQEADVWEELDRNRNRIRTAVWKAATEEEQSNNQGNQGHQSPYTGPSLGSPVKLHSEVMASDRDGPLLRKLRNIHSFELERRLGLESKPSPERFLEACPAKQQPGSPHHDKEANGAAIIPVTQGQTVPAGDRPDRVWHFDEEFRSGGGSPKPASPGSVEQGEGAASSGEFVALNLSSGRHDIDSREWVMVERPGGSPGAKVTTSPSEEDEEPEVLQPGEQSPGWEKGSPSPTPGKPKQESMSSSKGSAKVDKLELSVGPAGAMPPITPTSPAEALAEGVLTQLPTSPPSLPEEVAARTSSPIPLRSPSPHTLLTTLSDPLHQRHPLGMRRSQSADQQPQERPNSSSSCHASLPLPSHPAPGARSPSRRKLPPIPAGATNTKFPSVIRITRAQLQQLTAQRPSGLSSQSGSDSAPQCLLLERRGEAEGETQQEHAVDITSPQDHVPTHPGTPTDPLAETVNGDSYNKVQSPLPSRVSSPRSPRSPSSPCTPRSPRSPRSPHSPRSPVFANGHMSPHGTGQGDLSYGAFPKLKDPDNDSGLAPCATEPQQRKEESEEVNCGQDQISGPGSVSPVIPRKDPGRRQSRIPVLEPSSLLELPTPRSAKEKLLQKKASHQGPVPSPTASPSLSDRRGPMVASFARDPLSSASDRSQDEDSLMGSRSDRQGDDAPSLSSSSSPLSRKSRIPRPVHSTSSTEQLASQFLPRPPPGKPPCRPTVEGRLRRYRIRAGSTSDSDLLTCLAQLMHGSRGSPLHHRSSAQHGGSRMGICSLTSSPHHHRSSSASPRSSSSLQRSVSSSPSRHEHRGSGGGGCLGRSRSPPSFSGSPPPRRFYPHHQDTCCSRQARSGPIHLSRGKGCSREGKCSSKLSR; encoded by the exons ATGAGCGGGGGAGCGGAGCAAGCTGACATCCTAAGCGTGCTCTCCCTGGTCAAGGAACGATGGAAAGTG GTGAAGAAGATCGGGGGTGGAGGCTTTGGCGAGATCTACGAGGCGTTGGACTTGCTGACGCGGGTCAGTGTGGCGTTGAAGGTGGAGTCAGCCCAGCAACCCAAACAGGTGCTCAAGATGGAGGTCGCCGTGCTCAAGAAACTCCAAG GCAAAGACCACGTGTGTCGCTTTGTGGGATGTGGCCGCAACGACCGCTTTAACTATGTGGTGATGGAGCTGCAG GGTCGTAACCTGGCCGACCTGAGGAGGAGCATGACCCGGGGTACGTTCAGCATCAGCACCACACTACGTCTGGGTCGCCAGATCCTTGAAGCCATCGAGAGCATCCATTCGGTCGGCTTCCTGCACCGTGACATCAAACCG tctaATTTTGCCATGGGCCGCTTCCCCAGCACCTGTCGTACCTGCTACATGCTTGACTTTGGTTTAGCTCGCCAGTTCACCAACTCTTGCCAGGAGGTCCGGCCT CCCCGTCCAGTAGCAGGATTCAGAGGAACAGTCCGCTATGCATCTGTCAATGCACACAAGAATAGG GAAATGGGGCGTCATGATGATCTTTGGTCCCTTTTCTACATGCTGGTGGAGTTCCTGGTCGGTCAGTTGCCGTGGAGGAAGATCAAGGACAAA GAACATGTGGGGAAGCTGAAGGAGACTTACGACCATCGTCTGATGCTCAAACACCTGCCGGCAGAATTCGGTGTGTTTTTGGAGCACATCTCCAGCTTGGACTACTTCACCAAGCCTGATTACCAG CTGCTGATGTCAGTGTTTGACAACAGTATGAAAACCTACAATGTAGTGGAGAATGACCCCTACGACTGGGAGCGGACAGGCACAGATGGCACCCTGACAATCAGTGCCAGCGCCACAACACCACAACATCACACCCGCCTCACGCCAGCACACATGGG CATGGCGAATGCCTCCCTGATACCTGGTGACCTGATGAGGGAAAACACAGATGAGGTTTTACAGGATGAGCAGCTCAGTGACGTGGAGAACAACCCCGCACCTGAGCGTCTACCGGGCTCACCCCTCCACCCGCACCGCAACCAAGAAGCTGATGTCTGGGAGGAGCTGGACCGCAACCGTAATCGCATCAGGACAGCCGTCTGGAAG GCAGCGACAGAGGAGGAACAAAGCAACAACCAGGGCAACCAAGGACACCAGAGCCCCTACACTGGGCCAAGTCTGGGCTCCCCAGTCAAACTGCACTCTGAGGTGATGGCTTCAGACCGTGACGGCCCTTTGCTGAGGAAGCTCCGCAACATCCACAGCTTTGAGCTGGAGAGGAGACTTGGCCTGGAGTCAAAACCTAGTCCCGAGCGCTTTCTGGAGGCCTG CCCAGCCAAGCAGCAGCCTGGCAGTCCACACCACGACAAGGAAGCAAATGGAGCTGCAATCATCCCAGTAACTCAGGGTCAGACTGTACCTGCTGGGGACCGTCCCGATAGGGTCTGGCACTTTGACGAGGAGTTCCGGTCTGGCGGTGGTTCTCCGAAGCCTGCATCCCCTGGATCAGTGGAGCAGGGAGAGGGGGCAGCAAGCAGCGGGGAGTTTGTGGCCCTCAATTTGAGCTCTGGGAGGCACGACATAGACTCAAGGGAGTGGGTAATGGTGGAGCGCCCCGGTGGCTCCCCAGGAGCAAAGGTCACCACTAGCCCttcagaggaggatgaggaaccGGAGGTGCTCCAGCCAGGGGAACAGTCTCCTGGATGGGAAAAGGGCAGCCCAAGCCCGACTCCTGGCAAACCTAAACAAGAAAGCATGTCTTCCTCCAAGGGAAGCGCAAAAGTGGACAAGTTGGAGCTTAGCGTGGGCCCTGCAGGGGCCATGCCCCCCATCACCCCAACCAGCCCAGCTGAAGCTCTGGCTGAGGGAGTTCTCACTCAG CTCCCCACCTCACCTCCGTCCCTGCCTGAGGAAGTTGCGGCCCGGACATCCAGCCCCATTCCTCTGCGCTCCCCCAGCCCTCACACCCTCCTGACCACCCTGTCGGACCCGCTGCACCAGCGTCACCCACTGGGCATGAGGCGCAGCCAGTCTGCCGACCAACAGCCGCAGGAGCGTcccaactcctcctcctcctgccatgCTTCCCTTCCACTGCCATCACACCCTGCCCCGGGCGCTCGCTCGCCCAGTCGTAGGAAACTGCCTCCTATCCCGGCGGGAGCGACCAACACCAAGTTTCCCTCCGTCATACGCATCACACGTGCCCAGCTTCAGCAG TTGACAGCTCAGCGTCCCTCTGGGCTGTCCTCCCAGTCGGGATCGGACAGTGCTCCACAGTGCCTCCTGCTGGAGAGGCGTGGTGAAGCTGAAGGTGAGACTCAGCAGGAGCATGCAGTGGACATCACCTCACCCCAGGACCATGTGCCCACCCATCCAGGGACACCCACAGACCCCCTGGCTGAGACGGTTAATGGAGACAGCTACAACAAAGTGCAAAGCCCCTTGCCAAGCCGTGTGTCTTCCCCCCGCAGCCCACGCTCTCCCTCCTCGCCATGCACCCCTCGCTCCCCTCGGTCCCCTCGCTCTCCTCATTCGCCCCGCAGTCCTGTTTTTGCCAACGGGCACATGTCACCACATGGCACCGGCCAAGGGGATTTAAGTTATGGAGCTTTCCCCAAGCTGAAAGACCCTGACAATGATTCTGGCCTCGCCCCCTGTGCCACAGAGCCTCAacaaaggaaagaggagagtgaAGAGGTAAACTGTGGCCAAGATCAGATAAGTGGGCCAGGTTCCGTTTCCCCAGTCATTCCTCGTAAAGACCCCGGCCGCAGGCAAAGTCGCATCCCTGTCCTGGAGCCCTCAAGCCTGCTGGAGCTCCCAACTCCCAGATCTGCCAAGGagaaactcctgcagaagaaagCCAGCCACCAGGGCCCGGTCCCCTCCCCGACTGCTTCCCCGTCCCTCTCCGACAGGCGTGGCCCAATGGTGGCTTCCTTCGCAAGAGATCCTCTGTCCTCAGCCTCCGACCGCTCCCAGGATGAGGACTCCCTCATGGGCTCTCGCTCTGACCGTCAGGGAGATgatgctccctccctctcctcctcctccagccccCTGTCCCGCAAGAGTAGGATCCCTCGACCCGTTCACTCAACCTCTTCCACTGAGCAGCTGGCCTCCCAGTTCCTGCCTCGCCCGCCCCCTGGAAAGCCGCCTTGCCGTCCAACAGTGGAGGGCAG GCTTAGGCGTTACCGCATCCGAGCCGGCAGCACCAGTGACTCAGACCTCCTGACATGCCTTGCTCAGCTGATGCATGGCTCCCGTGgctcccccctccaccaccgCTCCTCAGCCCAGCATGGGGGCTCCAGGATGGGCATCTGCAGCCTCACGAGCTCTCCACACCACCACCGCAGCTCTAGCGCCTCGCCGCgcagctcctcctccctgcagcGCTCCGTCAGCTCCTCGCCCTCCCGCCACGAGCACCGTGGCAGCGGAGGAGGCGGCTGCCTCGGACGCAGCCGCTCGCCCCCAAGCTTTTCAGGCTCGCCGCCTCCCCGCCGCTTCTACCCCCACCACCAGGACACTTGCTGCAGCCGCCAGGCACGCTCAGGCCCCATCCACCTGTCCAGGGGAAAAGGCTGCAGCCGAGAGGGCAAGTGTTCCAGCAAGCTGAGCAGATAG
- the ttbk2a gene encoding tau-tubulin kinase 2 isoform X2 produces the protein MSGGAEQADILSVLSLVKERWKVVKKIGGGGFGEIYEALDLLTRVSVALKVESAQQPKQVLKMEVAVLKKLQGKDHVCRFVGCGRNDRFNYVVMELQGRNLADLRRSMTRGTFSISTTLRLGRQILEAIESIHSVGFLHRDIKPSNFAMGRFPSTCRTCYMLDFGLARQFTNSCQEVRPPRPVAGFRGTVRYASVNAHKNREMGRHDDLWSLFYMLVEFLVGQLPWRKIKDKEHVGKLKETYDHRLMLKHLPAEFGVFLEHISSLDYFTKPDYQLLMSVFDNSMKTYNVVENDPYDWERTGTDGTLTISASATTPQHHTRLTPAHMGMANASLIPGDLMRENTDEVLQDEQLSDVENNPAPERLPGSPLHPHRNQEADVWEELDRNRNRIRTAVWKAATEEEQSNNQGNQGHQSPYTGPSLGSPVKLHSEVMASDRDGPLLRKLRNIHSFELERRLGLESKPSPERFLEACPAKQQPGSPHHDKEANGAAIIPVTQGQTVPAGDRPDRVWHFDEEFRSGGGSPKPASPGSVEQGEGAASSGEFVALNLSSGRHDIDSREWVMVERPGGSPGAKVTTSPSEEDEEPEVLQPGEQSPGWEKGSPSPTPGKPKQESMSSSKGSAKVDKLELSVGPAGAMPPITPTSPAEALAEGVLTQLTAQRPSGLSSQSGSDSAPQCLLLERRGEAEGETQQEHAVDITSPQDHVPTHPGTPTDPLAETVNGDSYNKVQSPLPSRVSSPRSPRSPSSPCTPRSPRSPRSPHSPRSPVFANGHMSPHGTGQGDLSYGAFPKLKDPDNDSGLAPCATEPQQRKEESEEVNCGQDQISGPGSVSPVIPRKDPGRRQSRIPVLEPSSLLELPTPRSAKEKLLQKKASHQGPVPSPTASPSLSDRRGPMVASFARDPLSSASDRSQDEDSLMGSRSDRQGDDAPSLSSSSSPLSRKSRIPRPVHSTSSTEQLASQFLPRPPPGKPPCRPTVEGRLRRYRIRAGSTSDSDLLTCLAQLMHGSRGSPLHHRSSAQHGGSRMGICSLTSSPHHHRSSSASPRSSSSLQRSVSSSPSRHEHRGSGGGGCLGRSRSPPSFSGSPPPRRFYPHHQDTCCSRQARSGPIHLSRGKGCSREGKCSSKLSR, from the exons ATGAGCGGGGGAGCGGAGCAAGCTGACATCCTAAGCGTGCTCTCCCTGGTCAAGGAACGATGGAAAGTG GTGAAGAAGATCGGGGGTGGAGGCTTTGGCGAGATCTACGAGGCGTTGGACTTGCTGACGCGGGTCAGTGTGGCGTTGAAGGTGGAGTCAGCCCAGCAACCCAAACAGGTGCTCAAGATGGAGGTCGCCGTGCTCAAGAAACTCCAAG GCAAAGACCACGTGTGTCGCTTTGTGGGATGTGGCCGCAACGACCGCTTTAACTATGTGGTGATGGAGCTGCAG GGTCGTAACCTGGCCGACCTGAGGAGGAGCATGACCCGGGGTACGTTCAGCATCAGCACCACACTACGTCTGGGTCGCCAGATCCTTGAAGCCATCGAGAGCATCCATTCGGTCGGCTTCCTGCACCGTGACATCAAACCG tctaATTTTGCCATGGGCCGCTTCCCCAGCACCTGTCGTACCTGCTACATGCTTGACTTTGGTTTAGCTCGCCAGTTCACCAACTCTTGCCAGGAGGTCCGGCCT CCCCGTCCAGTAGCAGGATTCAGAGGAACAGTCCGCTATGCATCTGTCAATGCACACAAGAATAGG GAAATGGGGCGTCATGATGATCTTTGGTCCCTTTTCTACATGCTGGTGGAGTTCCTGGTCGGTCAGTTGCCGTGGAGGAAGATCAAGGACAAA GAACATGTGGGGAAGCTGAAGGAGACTTACGACCATCGTCTGATGCTCAAACACCTGCCGGCAGAATTCGGTGTGTTTTTGGAGCACATCTCCAGCTTGGACTACTTCACCAAGCCTGATTACCAG CTGCTGATGTCAGTGTTTGACAACAGTATGAAAACCTACAATGTAGTGGAGAATGACCCCTACGACTGGGAGCGGACAGGCACAGATGGCACCCTGACAATCAGTGCCAGCGCCACAACACCACAACATCACACCCGCCTCACGCCAGCACACATGGG CATGGCGAATGCCTCCCTGATACCTGGTGACCTGATGAGGGAAAACACAGATGAGGTTTTACAGGATGAGCAGCTCAGTGACGTGGAGAACAACCCCGCACCTGAGCGTCTACCGGGCTCACCCCTCCACCCGCACCGCAACCAAGAAGCTGATGTCTGGGAGGAGCTGGACCGCAACCGTAATCGCATCAGGACAGCCGTCTGGAAG GCAGCGACAGAGGAGGAACAAAGCAACAACCAGGGCAACCAAGGACACCAGAGCCCCTACACTGGGCCAAGTCTGGGCTCCCCAGTCAAACTGCACTCTGAGGTGATGGCTTCAGACCGTGACGGCCCTTTGCTGAGGAAGCTCCGCAACATCCACAGCTTTGAGCTGGAGAGGAGACTTGGCCTGGAGTCAAAACCTAGTCCCGAGCGCTTTCTGGAGGCCTG CCCAGCCAAGCAGCAGCCTGGCAGTCCACACCACGACAAGGAAGCAAATGGAGCTGCAATCATCCCAGTAACTCAGGGTCAGACTGTACCTGCTGGGGACCGTCCCGATAGGGTCTGGCACTTTGACGAGGAGTTCCGGTCTGGCGGTGGTTCTCCGAAGCCTGCATCCCCTGGATCAGTGGAGCAGGGAGAGGGGGCAGCAAGCAGCGGGGAGTTTGTGGCCCTCAATTTGAGCTCTGGGAGGCACGACATAGACTCAAGGGAGTGGGTAATGGTGGAGCGCCCCGGTGGCTCCCCAGGAGCAAAGGTCACCACTAGCCCttcagaggaggatgaggaaccGGAGGTGCTCCAGCCAGGGGAACAGTCTCCTGGATGGGAAAAGGGCAGCCCAAGCCCGACTCCTGGCAAACCTAAACAAGAAAGCATGTCTTCCTCCAAGGGAAGCGCAAAAGTGGACAAGTTGGAGCTTAGCGTGGGCCCTGCAGGGGCCATGCCCCCCATCACCCCAACCAGCCCAGCTGAAGCTCTGGCTGAGGGAGTTCTCACTCAG TTGACAGCTCAGCGTCCCTCTGGGCTGTCCTCCCAGTCGGGATCGGACAGTGCTCCACAGTGCCTCCTGCTGGAGAGGCGTGGTGAAGCTGAAGGTGAGACTCAGCAGGAGCATGCAGTGGACATCACCTCACCCCAGGACCATGTGCCCACCCATCCAGGGACACCCACAGACCCCCTGGCTGAGACGGTTAATGGAGACAGCTACAACAAAGTGCAAAGCCCCTTGCCAAGCCGTGTGTCTTCCCCCCGCAGCCCACGCTCTCCCTCCTCGCCATGCACCCCTCGCTCCCCTCGGTCCCCTCGCTCTCCTCATTCGCCCCGCAGTCCTGTTTTTGCCAACGGGCACATGTCACCACATGGCACCGGCCAAGGGGATTTAAGTTATGGAGCTTTCCCCAAGCTGAAAGACCCTGACAATGATTCTGGCCTCGCCCCCTGTGCCACAGAGCCTCAacaaaggaaagaggagagtgaAGAGGTAAACTGTGGCCAAGATCAGATAAGTGGGCCAGGTTCCGTTTCCCCAGTCATTCCTCGTAAAGACCCCGGCCGCAGGCAAAGTCGCATCCCTGTCCTGGAGCCCTCAAGCCTGCTGGAGCTCCCAACTCCCAGATCTGCCAAGGagaaactcctgcagaagaaagCCAGCCACCAGGGCCCGGTCCCCTCCCCGACTGCTTCCCCGTCCCTCTCCGACAGGCGTGGCCCAATGGTGGCTTCCTTCGCAAGAGATCCTCTGTCCTCAGCCTCCGACCGCTCCCAGGATGAGGACTCCCTCATGGGCTCTCGCTCTGACCGTCAGGGAGATgatgctccctccctctcctcctcctccagccccCTGTCCCGCAAGAGTAGGATCCCTCGACCCGTTCACTCAACCTCTTCCACTGAGCAGCTGGCCTCCCAGTTCCTGCCTCGCCCGCCCCCTGGAAAGCCGCCTTGCCGTCCAACAGTGGAGGGCAG GCTTAGGCGTTACCGCATCCGAGCCGGCAGCACCAGTGACTCAGACCTCCTGACATGCCTTGCTCAGCTGATGCATGGCTCCCGTGgctcccccctccaccaccgCTCCTCAGCCCAGCATGGGGGCTCCAGGATGGGCATCTGCAGCCTCACGAGCTCTCCACACCACCACCGCAGCTCTAGCGCCTCGCCGCgcagctcctcctccctgcagcGCTCCGTCAGCTCCTCGCCCTCCCGCCACGAGCACCGTGGCAGCGGAGGAGGCGGCTGCCTCGGACGCAGCCGCTCGCCCCCAAGCTTTTCAGGCTCGCCGCCTCCCCGCCGCTTCTACCCCCACCACCAGGACACTTGCTGCAGCCGCCAGGCACGCTCAGGCCCCATCCACCTGTCCAGGGGAAAAGGCTGCAGCCGAGAGGGCAAGTGTTCCAGCAAGCTGAGCAGATAG